The region AGTATTTTATCAGTCCCCTGATAATAATATCAGCAAGCTTGCAGTCTTTCTCCACAAATTGTGTAATGCAGTACGATAACTGCTGATGATACATCCCCAAACATTTCGGCTTATGCAAAGGAATTAATGTCCTGACAAGAAAGAGTTTATGTTCCTCTTTGAGGGGCAGAGCAAACCCGTTAATTATGCTGCCAAGGACTTCAAGAAACTCAGAAATACCATTGTGTTTTTCTGTCTCGAAAACAAAATGGTAGAATACGTTATTGATTGATTTTCTAATGAATGGCCGGTGCACCATGAATTTCCCATATATGCGGTGTAGTATGGTCTTCAAATACTCCCTTTCCCTAGGATCTTCAGAGTCGAAGAGGCCAAGCAATTTCAGAACAAAGGAATGATCGACATATCTTTTGCCAATTTTCGGATCTGTCTCTGGCGAAGCAACAAACCTTAGCAAGAATTCATACACAACTTGCAAATGAGACCAGGCAGGATCCATTGCAggctcttcctcttccaaatcaACGCCATCAACGAGCTTGTTCTCCCTTGGCTGAGGAGTAAATTCCCTAAAGATGTTGGATGACACCATCTTAACAGCTTCCTGCATTACATTTTCACTGAACTTCCCACTAGCAGAAGTCAAGTACTCAACTGACTCTAACAAAGTCTGCCGCTTGATCTCTTTCTCTTTGAGGTTCTTTGTGGGGTCAGTGAAGTCGAATTCAACACAACACATCTTCAGCTTCCTGATGAACAATAGCTGCTTCTCTGAATTTGGGACGTCCCTAAAACTTGGTAATGCTTCATATGAAGCAGAAGCTATATTTACATCCCCTCTCAAGTTCCTATCTCGAAGAAATCTATCTTCAGCATTGTTGCCAACACTTAAAACAGAAAATTGGGCGGTGATAACATCATCCACTGCACTACTCAATCTCTTATTGCCTCCTTCACTTTTCTTTGAAGATGTCGAAGAACTTGAGGAGAGGCTAGGTTCTCCACCAGATTTAGAATGCTTCCTTGGAATCTTACTGAATATCTTGTTAATCATGTTAGACTAATTAGCTGAATAAGCGTCAACCCTTGTGCATCTTTCTCTAAATCAGAAAATGCAGAAACCCGCTCTCAGCGAATGATCAAGAAACCCACTAATGTCGCAGTCAATACAGATGACCCATGCCTCTGTGCCTGTATCCAAATCTCCCACTTTTCAACCAAAAAACTCCTCAGGctcaaaaatccaatctttgGATTAAATTTGCAATATTTCTTCGAAACACATATATTCCCACAATTGAACTTGACAAACCCACTGCAGCAAACGATCGAAAAACTCAATAATCTCACTGAAAACTGCAGCAAATACTACGATAAAGAATATATATCGTCGCCCCAAATAAAAAACTTGAAAAATCCACCAAAGGGATTAAGCACTCGTATATGTGTGCAattatttttgttcaataaacgGAGAAAATCAAAATCTGCATCACAATTAGTTACAGTAAACTTACCGTAGAAGAGTTAAGAGGGACGACGGAGCAGGGTTAAAACAAGTTTTGACGGCACCACCAAATTGAAATTATCGTTTTGTAATtgtatactagtactattttgaACATAGTTTTTTTGACGGTAAAATGAAAAAGGGGAGTTTTAATAAGTTATCACTAATCCAAAACAAATGCTACTAGTACGGATAAAATAATATAGTTGACTCTTTGAATCAATCTATGAGTTTTGGACTGCATTACATCCATTGTGGAAGGATACAACACATAAAtataagagggaacatcattttaggtacacgaactttgccaaagtatcattttaggtccgtgaactttgaaaatatcattttagatacacgaactttgagttagtatcatttgaggttcttttt is a window of Salvia splendens isolate huo1 chromosome 3, SspV2, whole genome shotgun sequence DNA encoding:
- the LOC121794522 gene encoding serine/threonine protein phosphatase 2A 57 kDa regulatory subunit B' theta isoform-like, yielding MINKIFSKIPRKHSKSGGEPSLSSSSSTSSKKSEGGNKRLSSAVDDVITAQFSVLSVGNNAEDRFLRDRNLRGDVNIASASYEALPSFRDVPNSEKQLLFIRKLKMCCVEFDFTDPTKNLKEKEIKRQTLLESVEYLTSASGKFSENVMQEAVKMVSSNIFREFTPQPRENKLVDGVDLEEEEPAMDPAWSHLQVVYEFLLRFVASPETDPKIGKRYVDHSFVLKLLGLFDSEDPREREYLKTILHRIYGKFMVHRPFIRKSINNVFYHFVFETEKHNGISEFLEVLGSIINGFALPLKEEHKLFLVRTLIPLHKPKCLGMYHQQLSYCITQFVEKDCKLADIIIRGLIKYCPVTNSSKEVLFLNELEEVLDATQAPEFQRCMVPLFHQISRSLNSLHFQVAERALFLWNNDHVENLIKQNRKVILPIIFPALEKNARHHWNQAVHSLTLNVRKFFYDLDAELFKACQNKFQVDEAKEDDMRERRETTWKRLEQVAANNEAILVP